A single window of uncultured Pseudodesulfovibrio sp. DNA harbors:
- a CDS encoding zinc dependent phospholipase C family protein yields MPKELIHFKTALRTAEILSGTRFSSSLDTHPHGLLLGAVVHDVLFYGVNKHARPLTQLAHQLHGIDGQDTFTLLKLQAEHAARTPKNELAIALFVGMASHIFADATMHPMVWYLSGDYFDTNPQTKSQTRQRHRALESLMDMVICPEMIGRPLFSIKRLLTRLENDLYNALPMKSLAKLAGTSPEGLCTGLHHAFTVFATLQGLYPNSTLSRTLFSMSPFLPRQAREIITLFYAPQLMIQAERVRGQIEYQHPVTGESLNKSIKTMMEEAAAKTSLLCQSMEKTLFLGKPFRPKDIGPSLDSGEPGLTTRHMQHFANPSFPQLP; encoded by the coding sequence ATGCCAAAAGAACTTATACACTTCAAGACCGCTTTAAGAACCGCAGAGATCCTCTCCGGCACCCGTTTTTCTTCCAGTCTGGACACACATCCACACGGCCTTCTGCTGGGGGCCGTAGTACATGACGTTCTTTTCTATGGCGTAAATAAACACGCCCGTCCACTGACTCAACTGGCCCACCAACTTCATGGCATTGATGGACAAGACACTTTTACCCTGCTCAAACTTCAGGCTGAACACGCGGCACGAACTCCTAAAAACGAACTGGCAATTGCCCTGTTTGTCGGCATGGCTTCCCATATATTTGCCGATGCGACAATGCATCCCATGGTCTGGTACCTGTCAGGTGACTACTTTGATACAAACCCTCAAACCAAATCACAAACCAGACAACGACACCGCGCACTTGAGTCGCTGATGGACATGGTCATCTGCCCTGAAATGATCGGGCGCCCTCTTTTTTCCATCAAACGACTTCTGACTCGTCTGGAAAATGATCTTTATAACGCTTTGCCCATGAAATCTCTGGCCAAACTGGCTGGCACTTCACCCGAAGGACTTTGTACAGGGTTGCATCACGCTTTCACAGTATTCGCGACACTGCAGGGTCTTTATCCCAACTCCACCCTTTCCCGAACACTTTTTTCCATGTCACCATTTCTTCCACGACAGGCACGTGAGATAATCACTCTTTTCTATGCGCCACAACTCATGATCCAAGCCGAAAGAGTACGTGGACAAATTGAGTACCAGCACCCAGTTACCGGAGAATCTTTAAATAAATCCATAAAAACAATGATGGAGGAAGCTGCCGCTAAAACGAGCCTTCTGTGTCAGTCCATGGAAAAAACTCTTTTCCTTGGTAAACCTTTCAGACCAAAAGACATCGGGCCATCCCTTGACTCAGGAGAGCCGGGCTTAACAACACGACACATGCAGCACTTTGCCAATCCGTCATTCCCGCAACTTCCCTGA
- the thyX gene encoding FAD-dependent thymidylate synthase gives MPEKKLRVEFMTMTPDALSLIYAAFRQCYHAGFVADMWPKLLSGDIDPKVQADFVSKTMESGHDSPVEHVSMTFAVEGISRACSHQIVRHRIASYSQQSQRYVAENDMEYILPPAIAKIPEAKERFELFMEEVQSAYSDLREILVANGRKSKANEDARFVLPQAAETKIVMTMNCRSLNHFFHLRCCNRAQWEVRAVADQMLALCKEKLPAIFMNGGARCEQLGYCPESPKFACGKYPTREKSSG, from the coding sequence ATGCCGGAAAAGAAACTCAGGGTCGAATTCATGACCATGACACCTGATGCTTTATCACTTATTTATGCTGCTTTTCGCCAGTGTTATCACGCTGGATTTGTAGCAGATATGTGGCCAAAGTTGCTCTCCGGCGACATCGATCCCAAGGTGCAGGCAGACTTTGTATCCAAGACTATGGAGTCTGGACACGACAGTCCCGTTGAACATGTGTCCATGACTTTTGCTGTTGAGGGAATTTCCAGAGCATGCTCCCATCAGATTGTGCGTCACCGTATTGCTTCCTACTCTCAGCAGAGTCAGCGGTATGTGGCTGAAAATGATATGGAGTACATCCTGCCGCCAGCCATAGCAAAGATCCCCGAAGCCAAGGAACGGTTTGAGCTGTTCATGGAAGAAGTACAGTCCGCCTATTCAGATTTGCGTGAAATTTTAGTAGCCAATGGGCGTAAGTCCAAAGCCAACGAGGATGCTCGCTTTGTGTTGCCTCAGGCTGCGGAGACGAAAATTGTCATGACCATGAATTGTCGCAGTCTGAATCATTTCTTTCACCTGCGGTGTTGCAATCGTGCCCAATGGGAAGTTCGAGCCGTTGCAGATCAGATGCTTGCTCTCTGCAAGGAAAAGCTGCCTGCCATCTTCATGAATGGTGGTGCTCGGTGCGAACAGTTGGGATATTGTCCGGAATCTCCGAAATTTGCCTGTGGGAAGTACCCGACTCGCGAAAAATCTTCAGGGTAA